One window of Trinickia caryophylli genomic DNA carries:
- the ppk1 gene encoding polyphosphate kinase 1, with protein MSVRYPLLNRELGILGFNERVLAQAADPSVPLLERLRFICITSSNLDEFFEIRMAGLQEQMRDNPGALAPDGMSLQHVYDLVVERAQKLVHRQYRLLHETVLPALEEEGIYFHTSEGWSEAQTQWARRYFNDELLPVLTPIGLDPAHPFPRVLNKSLNFVVELEGRDAFGRQAVMGIVQAPRALPRLVRMPQELSGFEHGFVLLSSLMQRFVGELFPNLTVRSCNQFRITRNSELFVDEDEITNLRVALQGELPARHLGNAVRLEVSAQTPAHLVQRLLDESGLSDKDCYRVNGSVNLVRLMQLPELVDRPDLKFMPHVPATPERIVNSANLFETIDQGDVLLHHPYESFQPVLELLLQAAQDPNVVAIKQTIYRTGTDSPLMDALMQAARNGKEVTVVVELLARFDEETNINWAAQLEAVGAHVVYGVVGHKCHAKMMLIVRRVTENGRSMLKRYAHLGTGNYHPRTARLYTDFGLMTSDQIVCEDVHYVFQQLTGIGGELKLRELWQSPFTLHPRLVEAIRAEAENARVGKKARIVAKMNALLEPTVIGELYEASQAGVKIDLIVRGVCSLQPGVPGLSENISVRSIVGRFLEHHRIFYFFAGGDEKVYLSSADWMDRNFFRRVEVAFPIRDRRLKRRVIAEGLSAFLGDNLSAWLMQSDGHYRRARPGKTSRNAQLGLLAKFGC; from the coding sequence ATGTCGGTTCGCTACCCTCTGCTCAACCGTGAGTTGGGCATCCTCGGTTTCAACGAGCGTGTACTTGCGCAAGCGGCAGACCCGTCCGTACCGCTGCTCGAGCGCCTGCGCTTCATTTGCATCACGAGCAGCAATCTCGATGAGTTCTTCGAGATCCGCATGGCCGGCCTGCAAGAGCAGATGCGCGACAACCCGGGCGCCCTCGCGCCCGACGGCATGTCGCTGCAACACGTCTATGACCTCGTGGTCGAGCGGGCGCAAAAGCTCGTGCACCGGCAATACCGGCTGCTGCACGAAACGGTACTGCCGGCGCTCGAAGAAGAAGGTATCTACTTTCACACGTCGGAAGGCTGGAGCGAGGCGCAGACCCAATGGGCGCGCCGCTACTTCAACGACGAACTTCTGCCCGTTCTGACGCCGATCGGCCTCGACCCGGCTCACCCGTTCCCACGCGTACTCAACAAGAGCCTGAACTTCGTCGTCGAGCTCGAAGGCAGGGATGCGTTCGGCCGGCAGGCGGTAATGGGCATCGTACAGGCCCCTCGGGCGCTACCGCGCCTCGTGCGCATGCCGCAGGAACTGTCGGGCTTCGAGCATGGCTTCGTGCTGCTGAGTTCGCTCATGCAGCGCTTCGTGGGCGAACTCTTCCCCAACCTCACGGTACGCAGTTGCAATCAATTCCGCATCACGCGCAACAGCGAACTCTTCGTCGACGAAGACGAAATCACGAATCTGCGCGTGGCGCTGCAAGGCGAGCTGCCCGCGCGGCATCTCGGCAATGCGGTGCGGCTCGAAGTCTCGGCGCAAACGCCTGCGCATCTCGTGCAGCGGTTGCTCGACGAAAGCGGGCTCAGCGACAAGGATTGCTACCGCGTGAACGGCTCGGTCAATCTCGTGCGACTGATGCAGTTGCCCGAACTCGTCGACCGCCCCGATCTCAAGTTCATGCCGCACGTGCCGGCCACGCCCGAGCGCATCGTGAATTCCGCCAATCTGTTCGAGACGATCGACCAGGGCGACGTGCTGCTGCATCACCCCTACGAAAGTTTTCAGCCGGTGCTCGAGCTGCTGCTGCAAGCGGCACAGGACCCGAACGTCGTCGCCATCAAACAGACCATCTATCGTACCGGCACCGATTCGCCGCTGATGGACGCCCTCATGCAGGCGGCGCGCAACGGCAAGGAAGTCACGGTCGTCGTCGAGTTGCTCGCGCGCTTCGACGAGGAAACCAACATCAACTGGGCTGCGCAGCTCGAGGCGGTCGGCGCTCACGTCGTGTATGGCGTGGTCGGCCACAAATGCCACGCGAAAATGATGCTGATCGTGCGGCGCGTGACCGAAAACGGCCGTTCCATGCTGAAGCGCTACGCACATCTCGGCACCGGCAACTATCATCCGCGCACGGCCCGCCTGTACACCGACTTCGGGCTGATGACGTCCGACCAGATCGTCTGCGAGGACGTGCATTATGTCTTCCAGCAGTTGACCGGCATCGGCGGCGAACTCAAGCTGCGCGAGCTCTGGCAATCGCCCTTCACGCTGCACCCGCGACTCGTCGAAGCGATTCGCGCGGAAGCCGAAAATGCCCGCGTGGGCAAGAAAGCGCGCATCGTCGCGAAGATGAACGCACTGCTCGAGCCCACCGTCATCGGCGAACTCTATGAAGCGTCGCAGGCAGGCGTCAAGATCGATCTCATCGTGCGGGGCGTCTGCTCGCTCCAGCCGGGCGTGCCCGGCCTGTCGGAGAACATTTCCGTGCGCTCGATCGTCGGCCGCTTCCTCGAGCACCACCGGATTTTCTACTTCTTCGCGGGCGGCGACGAAAAGGTTTATCTGTCGAGCGCGGACTGGATGGACCGCAATTTCTTCCGGCGCGTGGAAGTCGCGTTCCCGATCAGGGACCGACGCTTGAAGCGCCGCGTAATCGCCGAGGGCCTCTCAGCTTTCTTGGGGGACAACCTTTCGGCGTGGCTCATGCAAAGCGACGGACATTACCGCCGAGCACGCCCGGGCAAGACCTCGCGCAACGCGCAACTGGGATTGCTGGCGAAATTCGGCTGCTGA
- a CDS encoding GNAT family N-acetyltransferase, with protein MRDLPTPTLPLASIPPDSRRRLPLAEETITAQHRLQVAWARTDEELREAQRLRFRVFAEEMGARVAGPAGLDVDPFDAYCDHLLVRDLDTLKVVGTYRVLPPHQAARIGRLYAESEFDLSRLAHLRSKMVEVGRSCVHADYRSGSVIMSLWGGLGAYMIQNGYETMLGCASVPMADGGHFAANLYQSLRENALTAPEYRAFPHTPLPVEELTTGARVAPPPLVKGYLRLGAKICGAPAWDPDFNCADFLTLFRLAEINERYARHFLG; from the coding sequence ATGCGAGACCTGCCGACGCCCACCTTGCCCCTCGCTTCGATCCCCCCCGATTCGCGCCGCCGTCTGCCACTGGCCGAAGAGACGATCACCGCTCAGCACCGCCTCCAGGTGGCTTGGGCCCGCACGGACGAAGAACTCCGCGAAGCGCAGCGACTGCGCTTTCGCGTTTTCGCCGAGGAAATGGGCGCGCGCGTGGCCGGTCCGGCAGGCCTCGATGTCGATCCTTTCGACGCCTACTGCGATCATTTGCTCGTACGCGATCTCGATACCTTGAAAGTCGTGGGCACCTATCGCGTGTTGCCTCCGCATCAGGCGGCGCGCATCGGGCGCCTCTACGCCGAGAGCGAATTCGATCTGTCGCGGCTCGCGCATCTGCGCTCGAAAATGGTCGAAGTGGGCCGCTCCTGCGTACACGCGGACTACCGCAGTGGCTCGGTCATCATGTCGCTCTGGGGCGGCCTCGGCGCTTACATGATTCAGAACGGCTACGAGACGATGCTCGGTTGCGCGAGCGTGCCCATGGCGGACGGCGGTCATTTCGCCGCGAATCTCTATCAGTCCCTGCGCGAAAACGCCCTCACCGCACCCGAATACCGCGCCTTTCCACACACGCCGCTGCCGGTCGAGGAACTGACCACCGGGGCGCGTGTGGCGCCGCCGCCACTCGTCAAGGGCTACCTCCGGCTCGGCGCCAAGATCTGTGGCGCGCCGGCCTGGGATCCCGATTTCAATTGCGCCGACTTTCTGACGCTTTTCCGCCTCGCCGAAATCAACGAGCGCTACGCGCGTCACTTCCTCGGCTGA
- the pstB gene encoding phosphate ABC transporter ATP-binding protein PstB — MNMAESHLNPIERPAAPAGFDPATGESSLAPARPKIEVKNLNFFYGKYHALKNINMQIPEGKVTAFIGPSGCGKSTLLRTFNKMYALYPEQRAEGAIMMDGENLLESTRDISLLRARVGMVFQKPTPFPMSIYDNIAFGVKMFESLSRSEMDDRVEWALTKAALWNEVKDKLGQSGYGLSGGQQQRLCIARGIAIRPEVLLLDEPCSALDPISTGRVEELIAELKNDYTVVIVTHNMQQAARCSDYTGYMYLGELIEFGDTEKIFIKPVRKETEDYITGRFG; from the coding sequence ATGAACATGGCAGAAAGTCACTTGAACCCCATCGAGCGCCCCGCGGCGCCCGCCGGCTTCGATCCCGCCACGGGCGAGTCTTCGCTTGCTCCGGCGCGGCCGAAAATCGAGGTGAAGAACCTCAACTTCTTCTACGGCAAGTATCACGCTCTGAAGAACATCAACATGCAGATTCCCGAGGGCAAGGTGACCGCGTTCATCGGCCCGTCGGGGTGCGGCAAATCCACGCTGCTGCGGACGTTCAACAAGATGTACGCACTGTATCCGGAACAGCGTGCCGAAGGCGCCATCATGATGGACGGCGAAAATCTGCTCGAAAGCACGCGCGACATTTCGCTCCTGCGTGCGCGCGTAGGCATGGTGTTCCAAAAGCCGACGCCGTTTCCGATGTCGATCTACGACAACATCGCATTCGGTGTGAAGATGTTCGAGTCGCTCTCGCGCTCGGAGATGGACGACCGCGTGGAGTGGGCGCTTACGAAAGCGGCACTGTGGAATGAGGTGAAGGACAAGCTTGGGCAGAGCGGGTATGGGCTTTCCGGTGGCCAGCAGCAGCGGCTCTGCATTGCGCGCGGCATCGCCATTCGTCCGGAAGTGCTGCTGCTCGACGAGCCGTGCTCGGCGCTCGACCCCATTTCGACGGGGCGCGTGGAAGAGCTGATCGCCGAGCTCAAGAACGACTACACCGTCGTGATCGTGACGCACAACATGCAGCAGGCCGCGCGTTGCTCCGACTATACGGGCTACATGTATCTCGGGGAGCTGATCGAGTTCGGCGATACGGAAAAGATCTTCATCAAGCCGGTCCGCAAGGAAACCGAGGACTACATCACCGGCCGTTTCGGCTGA
- the ppx gene encoding exopolyphosphatase, translated as MPNTPHLLASVDLGSNSFRLIVGRIEETPAGSQIYQVDALREPVRLAAGLSPDKMLDRASQERGWNALKRFGERLRDFHPDHVRAVATNTLRVAKNAPEFLAEAESALGFPIEVIAGREEARLIYAGAAHSVPACAGKRLVVDIGGGSTEFIIGSHYTPLVMESLYIGCVSHSRQFFPAGNVDEYTMRQAELAAKREIEIISREYKQAGWDQAIGSSGTARALAELVEANGFNDAGISHGISRGGLERLKRALIKAENVNRLKLVALKPDRVPVLAGGLSIMLAVFEELGIDYVDTTDGALRLGVLYDLLGRTQHEDMRAVTVEGFTRRYGVDRAQAERIRDLAIGFYDQLGERDDERAEENRIFLAWAAALHEIGLSISHSAYHKHSAYIASNADMPGFSRTDQARLAALVLGHAGKLGKLAQARDVEWPLLFCLRLAALLSRRRTDVGLPGIRVSRTNNGYDVRLPNEWVANNPLTDYSLVQEAAEWEKVGMRYRVVYTDE; from the coding sequence ATGCCCAACACGCCCCACTTGCTCGCTTCCGTCGATCTCGGATCGAACAGCTTTCGGCTTATCGTCGGACGTATCGAGGAAACGCCGGCTGGTAGCCAGATCTATCAGGTCGATGCACTGCGCGAACCGGTGCGGCTCGCCGCTGGCCTTTCACCGGACAAGATGCTCGACCGCGCCTCGCAGGAGCGCGGCTGGAACGCGCTCAAGCGCTTCGGCGAACGGCTGCGCGACTTCCATCCCGATCACGTTCGGGCGGTGGCTACGAATACGTTGCGCGTGGCCAAGAACGCCCCAGAGTTTCTGGCCGAAGCGGAAAGCGCGCTTGGCTTTCCGATCGAAGTCATCGCGGGGCGGGAGGAAGCGCGGCTCATTTACGCGGGGGCTGCGCATTCGGTGCCCGCGTGCGCGGGCAAGCGGCTCGTTGTCGATATCGGCGGCGGCTCGACCGAGTTCATCATCGGCTCTCACTACACGCCGCTCGTCATGGAGAGCCTTTATATCGGCTGCGTCAGCCACAGCCGGCAGTTTTTTCCGGCCGGCAACGTCGACGAATACACGATGCGGCAGGCCGAACTCGCGGCCAAGCGCGAAATCGAGATCATCTCGCGCGAATACAAGCAGGCTGGCTGGGACCAGGCGATCGGTTCGTCCGGCACGGCGCGCGCGTTGGCGGAACTCGTCGAAGCAAACGGTTTCAACGACGCCGGGATCTCGCACGGGATTTCGCGCGGCGGCCTCGAGCGCCTGAAGCGCGCGCTGATCAAGGCCGAAAACGTGAACCGGCTGAAGCTCGTTGCGCTGAAGCCCGACCGCGTGCCGGTGCTGGCCGGCGGCCTGTCGATCATGCTGGCGGTGTTCGAGGAGCTCGGCATCGACTATGTCGATACGACCGACGGCGCGTTGCGGCTCGGCGTGCTTTACGACTTGCTCGGTCGTACGCAGCACGAAGACATGCGTGCTGTGACGGTGGAGGGCTTCACGCGCCGGTACGGCGTCGATCGCGCGCAGGCCGAGCGCATCCGGGATCTGGCGATCGGTTTTTACGATCAGCTCGGCGAACGCGATGACGAGCGCGCCGAGGAAAACCGCATCTTCCTCGCGTGGGCTGCGGCGCTGCATGAGATCGGGCTGTCCATTTCGCACAGTGCCTATCACAAGCATTCGGCTTATATCGCCAGCAATGCCGACATGCCAGGGTTTTCGCGCACCGATCAGGCGCGCCTTGCGGCGCTCGTGCTGGGGCACGCAGGCAAGCTGGGCAAGCTGGCCCAGGCGCGCGATGTGGAGTGGCCGCTGCTGTTCTGCCTGCGGCTTGCGGCGTTGCTCTCGCGCCGGCGCACGGACGTGGGGCTACCCGGCATTCGCGTTTCCCGCACCAACAATGGATATGACGTGCGGCTTCCGAACGAATGGGTGGCCAATAACCCGCTCACCGACTACAGCCTCGTGCAGGAGGCGGCCGAGTGGGAGAAGGTCGGCATGCGCTATCGCGTCGTTTATACCGACGAGTGA
- the pstA gene encoding phosphate ABC transporter permease PstA has translation MTRPALQVPGSASPEIFQATRDRLQRKRRRVNAAALTLSLAAMAFGLLWLVWILYTTLSLGVGGLSLQLFTASTPPPNTDGGGLANAIVGSLLLVVVSTVVGAPIGVLAGVYLAEYGQKGWLARVTRFINDILLSAPSIIVGLFVYALVVAQSGRFSGWAGAIALALLEIPIVIRTTENMLRLVPNALREAAFALGVPKWRMILSVTLKASIAGVMTGVLLAVARIAGETAPLLFTALSNQFFSLDMSQPVANLPVTIYKFAMSPFPQWQSLAWAGVFLITLGVLGLNILARAMFGKK, from the coding sequence ATGACGCGCCCCGCGCTCCAGGTACCGGGCTCAGCGAGCCCGGAAATCTTCCAGGCCACGCGCGATCGCTTGCAGCGCAAGCGCCGCCGCGTGAACGCCGCAGCGCTGACGCTCTCGCTCGCGGCGATGGCGTTCGGCCTGTTGTGGCTCGTCTGGATTCTCTACACCACGCTGAGCCTGGGCGTAGGCGGCCTGTCGCTGCAACTTTTCACGGCCTCGACGCCGCCGCCCAACACCGACGGCGGTGGCCTTGCCAACGCGATCGTCGGCAGCTTGCTGCTCGTCGTCGTTTCCACCGTAGTGGGTGCGCCGATCGGCGTGCTCGCGGGTGTTTATCTCGCCGAATACGGCCAGAAGGGCTGGCTCGCACGTGTGACGCGCTTTATCAACGACATTCTGCTTTCGGCACCGTCGATCATCGTAGGCCTCTTCGTTTATGCGCTCGTTGTGGCGCAGTCGGGCCGCTTTTCGGGCTGGGCGGGGGCGATCGCGCTTGCACTGCTCGAAATCCCGATCGTGATTCGTACGACGGAAAACATGCTCCGGCTCGTGCCGAATGCGTTGCGCGAAGCAGCGTTCGCGCTCGGCGTGCCGAAATGGCGCATGATTCTCTCCGTGACGCTCAAGGCGTCGATCGCGGGCGTCATGACGGGGGTGCTGCTGGCGGTTGCGCGTATTGCCGGTGAAACGGCGCCGTTGCTCTTCACCGCCTTGTCGAACCAGTTCTTCTCGCTCGACATGTCGCAACCGGTCGCAAACCTGCCGGTCACGATCTACAAGTTTGCAATGAGCCCGTTCCCGCAGTGGCAATCGCTCGCGTGGGCCGGCGTATTCCTGATTACGCTCGGCGTGCTCGGATTGAACATCCTCGCGCGCGCGATGTTCGGCAAGAAGTAA
- a CDS encoding SixA phosphatase family protein, with product MNLILWRHAEAEDVASTDLARQLTGRGRKQAQAAAKWLRARLPDDALILASPAARTVQTVEALTDQYRIEKTVAPGASANELLNTVGWPDGIAETVVVVGHQPTLGLVASLLVGGQAAHWTIKKGGVWWIEGQTCKSDTRVLIRAVICPDLA from the coding sequence ATGAATCTGATTCTCTGGCGTCACGCCGAAGCAGAAGACGTTGCATCGACCGATCTCGCCCGCCAGCTCACCGGGCGGGGCCGCAAACAGGCACAGGCCGCAGCCAAGTGGCTCCGGGCACGCCTGCCCGACGATGCCCTGATCCTGGCCAGCCCAGCCGCGCGCACGGTGCAAACCGTCGAAGCGCTCACGGATCAATACCGCATCGAGAAAACCGTCGCGCCGGGCGCCTCGGCCAACGAACTGCTGAATACAGTCGGCTGGCCCGATGGTATTGCCGAGACGGTCGTCGTCGTCGGCCACCAGCCCACGCTCGGCCTCGTTGCGTCGCTGCTCGTCGGCGGGCAGGCCGCCCACTGGACGATCAAGAAAGGCGGCGTCTGGTGGATCGAGGGCCAAACGTGCAAATCCGATACGCGCGTGCTCATTCGAGCGGTCATTTGTCCCGATCTGGCCTAG
- the phoR gene encoding phosphate regulon sensor histidine kinase PhoR → MNIIWARSLVALALLAIASAAIGAAAGIEAALFFALIALVAQQLFSTYHTERLWRLLDAPVYGQVPSAPGVWGEIYYRLHKLAKRWHAQVRQVEQQHSRFIQAIQASPNGVAMLDDHDQIEWCNAIAEQHFGLDAKRDLRQHITHLVRHPEFVRYLNSHHYEEMLVMRGMGEKRQNVLSVQVFPYGENRKLVLSADITELERTDAMRRDFVANVSHELKTPLTVLSGFLETLREIPLPEAERARYLELMEQQASRMRNIVDDLLVLAKLEGDTRPPSDHAIDMHAVLRHLRDDAQTLSNGHHKIAFDADESISVTGAQTEIMSALGNLVTNAIRYTPDGGSIRVEWKMAGQSAVFSVTDTGYGIPAADIPRLTERFYRVDRSRSRDTGGTGLGLAIVKHVLQRHDAVLDVMSEEGRGSTFSVRFPVQRTVRREATHA, encoded by the coding sequence ATGAACATCATCTGGGCGCGCTCGCTCGTCGCCCTCGCGTTGCTGGCGATCGCAAGCGCGGCGATCGGCGCCGCCGCCGGTATCGAGGCGGCGCTTTTCTTCGCCCTCATAGCGCTTGTCGCGCAGCAACTCTTCAGTACGTATCACACGGAAAGGCTCTGGCGGTTGCTCGATGCGCCGGTATACGGCCAGGTGCCGAGCGCGCCGGGCGTATGGGGCGAGATTTACTATCGGCTGCACAAACTGGCCAAGCGCTGGCATGCGCAGGTGCGCCAGGTCGAGCAGCAGCACTCGCGCTTCATTCAGGCGATACAGGCGTCGCCGAACGGCGTGGCAATGCTCGACGATCACGATCAGATCGAGTGGTGCAACGCTATTGCCGAGCAGCATTTCGGGCTCGACGCGAAGCGCGATCTGCGTCAGCACATTACCCATCTCGTGCGGCATCCCGAGTTCGTGCGGTATCTGAACTCGCACCATTACGAAGAAATGCTCGTCATGCGCGGCATGGGCGAGAAGCGCCAGAACGTGCTGTCGGTACAGGTGTTTCCGTACGGCGAGAACCGCAAGCTCGTACTGTCGGCCGATATCACGGAGCTCGAGCGCACTGATGCGATGCGCCGCGATTTCGTCGCGAACGTCTCGCACGAACTGAAAACGCCGCTGACCGTGCTCTCGGGTTTCCTCGAAACGCTGCGCGAAATTCCGCTTCCCGAAGCGGAGCGCGCGCGCTACCTCGAACTGATGGAGCAGCAGGCGTCGCGCATGCGCAATATCGTCGACGACCTTTTAGTGCTGGCGAAGCTCGAGGGCGACACCCGGCCGCCGAGCGATCATGCGATCGACATGCATGCCGTACTGCGGCATCTGCGTGACGACGCGCAGACGCTTTCGAACGGACACCACAAGATCGCTTTCGATGCCGATGAAAGCATCAGCGTGACCGGCGCGCAAACCGAAATCATGAGCGCGCTGGGCAATCTCGTCACGAACGCGATCCGCTATACGCCCGATGGCGGTTCGATTCGCGTGGAGTGGAAAATGGCGGGGCAGAGCGCCGTGTTCTCCGTGACCGATACGGGCTACGGCATCCCCGCAGCCGATATTCCGCGTTTGACCGAGCGGTTTTATCGCGTCGACCGCAGCCGCTCGCGGGACACCGGTGGAACCGGCCTCGGCCTTGCCATCGTCAAGCACGTCTTGCAACGGCACGATGCGGTGCTCGACGTCATGAGCGAGGAAGGGCGAGGCAGTACCTTCAGCGTGCGCTTTCCCGTGCAGCGCACGGTGCGGCGGGAGGCCACCCACGCATAA
- the pstC gene encoding phosphate ABC transporter permease PstC, which yields MSDINVVSRSPGEAAQRAPSRLGDIVFGNLACLAAIVTLLLLGGIIVSLIVASMPTIQKFGLSFLWNADWDPPNDTFGALVPVYGTIVTSIIALVIAVPVSFGIALFLTELSPTWLRRPLGIAIELLAAIPSIVYGMWGLLVFAPIFAQYFEKPIGQVLGTVPIIGALFQGPPIGIGILCAGVILAIMIIPYIASVMRDVFEVTPVLLKESAYGIGCTTWEVMWKIVLPYTKSGVIGGVMLGLGRALGETMAVTFVIGNTNLFGGVSLFAPGNSITSALANEFAEATPGLHTSALMELGLILFVITLIVLTISKLLLLRMEKTEGSK from the coding sequence ATGTCCGACATCAACGTCGTATCGAGATCGCCCGGCGAGGCTGCGCAACGCGCGCCGAGCCGCCTCGGCGATATCGTTTTCGGAAATCTCGCGTGCCTGGCTGCGATCGTCACGTTGCTGCTGCTGGGCGGGATCATCGTGTCGCTCATAGTGGCCTCGATGCCGACGATCCAGAAGTTCGGCCTGAGCTTTCTATGGAACGCTGACTGGGATCCCCCCAACGATACGTTCGGCGCGCTCGTGCCCGTCTACGGCACCATCGTCACGTCGATCATCGCGCTCGTGATCGCGGTTCCGGTGAGCTTCGGCATCGCGCTCTTTCTGACTGAACTCTCCCCGACGTGGCTGCGCCGGCCGCTGGGCATCGCCATCGAGTTGCTCGCGGCGATCCCGTCGATCGTCTACGGCATGTGGGGGCTGCTGGTATTCGCGCCGATCTTCGCGCAGTACTTCGAGAAGCCCATCGGCCAGGTGCTCGGCACCGTGCCCATCATCGGCGCATTGTTCCAGGGGCCACCGATCGGAATCGGTATTCTTTGCGCCGGCGTGATCCTCGCGATCATGATCATCCCGTACATCGCCTCCGTGATGCGCGACGTCTTCGAGGTGACGCCTGTCCTGCTGAAGGAATCGGCCTATGGAATCGGTTGCACGACCTGGGAAGTCATGTGGAAGATCGTGCTCCCCTACACCAAGAGCGGCGTCATCGGCGGCGTCATGCTCGGTCTCGGGCGTGCCCTCGGCGAGACGATGGCCGTGACGTTCGTTATCGGCAATACGAATCTGTTTGGCGGCGTGTCGCTGTTCGCCCCCGGCAACAGCATCACCTCGGCGCTCGCCAATGAGTTTGCCGAAGCAACGCCGGGCCTGCACACTTCCGCGCTGATGGAGCTGGGGCTCATTCTCTTCGTCATTACGCTCATCGTCCTGACGATTTCGAAACTGCTGCTGCTGCGCATGGAAAAAACGGAGGGGTCCAAATGA
- the phoU gene encoding phosphate signaling complex protein PhoU, with amino-acid sequence MSDKHLSSQFDADLNLVSSKVLEMGGLIESQIKHAMEALNNFDAAIADQVITAEETVNTMEVVIDEECSNIIARRQPAARDLRLLLAISKTITNLERAGDEAEKIAKRVKRLMEDGASRTVNIAEIKLSGEMAVSILRRALDAFARLDTVAAAQIVRDDKAIDEEFRAFVRKLVTYMMEDPRTISAGLEYLFIAKAIERIGDHAKNIAEFIIYIVKGTDVRHKSRDTLEREALS; translated from the coding sequence ATGTCCGATAAGCACCTGTCCAGCCAGTTCGATGCCGATCTGAATCTCGTGTCGTCGAAAGTGCTCGAAATGGGCGGCCTCATCGAATCGCAGATCAAGCATGCGATGGAGGCACTCAACAACTTCGACGCTGCCATCGCCGATCAGGTGATCACAGCCGAAGAGACTGTCAATACGATGGAAGTCGTCATCGACGAGGAATGCAGCAACATCATCGCGCGGCGGCAGCCGGCCGCGCGCGACCTGCGCTTGCTGCTCGCGATTTCGAAGACGATCACGAACCTCGAGCGTGCCGGCGACGAAGCGGAGAAAATCGCCAAGCGTGTGAAGCGCCTGATGGAGGACGGCGCCTCGCGCACCGTCAACATCGCCGAGATCAAGCTCTCGGGCGAGATGGCGGTGTCGATCCTGCGTCGCGCGCTCGATGCGTTTGCTCGCCTCGATACGGTGGCAGCCGCACAGATCGTGCGCGACGACAAGGCGATCGACGAGGAATTCCGCGCATTCGTGCGCAAGCTCGTCACCTACATGATGGAAGACCCTCGCACGATTTCCGCGGGCCTCGAGTACTTGTTCATCGCGAAGGCGATCGAGCGCATCGGCGATCATGCGAAGAACATTGCCGAGTTCATCATCTATATCGTGAAGGGCACGGACGTGCGTCACAAATCGCGCGACACGCTCGAACGCGAAGCGCTTAGTTAA
- the phoB gene encoding phosphate regulon transcriptional regulator PhoB, giving the protein MPSSILIIEDEPAISELISINLQHAGHCPIRAYNAEQAQSLISDVLPDLVLLDWMLPGKSGIAFARDLRNNERTKHIPIIMLTARGDEQDKVLGLEIGADDYVTKPFSPKELMARIKAVLRRRAPQLTEDVVAINGLKLDPATHRVAAHTDGNEIKLDLGPTEFRLLHFFMTHPERVHSRTQLLDQVWGDHVFVEERTVDVHIKRLRAALKPAGCDAMIETVRGSGYRLAKSA; this is encoded by the coding sequence ATGCCGAGCAGCATTCTCATCATCGAAGATGAGCCCGCGATCTCCGAACTGATCTCGATCAACTTGCAGCATGCGGGCCATTGTCCGATCCGCGCCTACAATGCGGAGCAGGCGCAGTCGCTGATCAGCGACGTATTGCCGGACCTCGTCTTGCTCGACTGGATGCTGCCGGGCAAGTCGGGCATCGCGTTCGCGCGCGATCTGCGTAACAACGAGCGCACGAAGCATATTCCGATCATCATGCTGACCGCGCGCGGCGATGAGCAGGACAAGGTGCTCGGTCTCGAGATCGGCGCGGACGATTACGTCACGAAGCCGTTCTCACCGAAGGAGTTGATGGCGCGTATCAAGGCAGTGCTGCGCCGGCGCGCGCCGCAGCTCACCGAGGACGTCGTGGCGATCAACGGGCTGAAACTCGATCCGGCTACACATCGTGTCGCGGCGCACACGGACGGCAACGAGATCAAGCTCGATCTCGGGCCAACCGAATTCCGGCTGCTGCATTTCTTCATGACGCATCCCGAACGTGTGCACAGCCGCACGCAGTTGCTCGACCAGGTCTGGGGCGATCACGTATTCGTCGAGGAGCGCACCGTGGACGTGCATATCAAGCGTTTGCGCGCCGCGCTCAAGCCAGCTGGCTGCGATGCTATGATCGAGACGGTTCGCGGCAGCGGCTACCGGCTCGCGAAGAGCGCCTGA